Proteins from one Microcaecilia unicolor chromosome 2, aMicUni1.1, whole genome shotgun sequence genomic window:
- the LOC115461940 gene encoding olfactory receptor 1-like — MYMMNLLGNGTMILVIAANSQLHSPMYFFLCNLSFVDMCFSSVTVPKMLSNLIFNSKTISFSECFAQLYFSIFFAGTECILLSMMAYDRYVAICIPLHYITIMNKKLCLSMSAASWTISLLHALLHTLLLYRLSFCKSNEIQHFFCDLAALLKLSCTDTFINELVIFAEASLLAMLPFLIILISYIHIITTILKIKSTGGRWRTFSTCSSHLTVVTLFYGTLFFMYFRPSSSYSMTKDRVTSVVYNVLSPMINPFIYSLRNREVKMALKKALQRKGSSSRR, encoded by the coding sequence ATGTACATGATGAATCTGTTGGGAAATGGAACCATGATCTTAGTAATTGCTGCTAACTCACAGCTCCACAGCcccatgtacttcttcctttGTAATTTGTCTTTTGTGGACATGTGTTTCAGCTCAGTCACAGTCCCCAAAATGTTAAGTAACCTCATCTTTAACTCCAAGACTATCTCGTTCTCTGAGTGTTTTGCCCAACTCTATTTCTCCATTTTCTTTGCTGGCACAGAATGTATACTCCTTTCCATGATGGCTTATGATCGTTATGTTGCCATCTGTATTCCACTGCATTATATCACAATAATGAACAAGAAGTTATGTCTAAGTATGTCTGCTGCTTCTTGGACCATCAGCCTTTTACATGCTTTGTTGCATACACTGTTGCTATATCGGCTTTCCTTCTGTAAGTCCAATGAGATCCAACACTTCTTTTGTGACCTTGCAGCACTGCTAAAACTATCTTGCACAGACACTTTCATTAATGAACTGGTGATCTTTGCAGAGGCTTCGCTGTTAGCAATGCTACCCTTCTTGATTATCCTGATCTCCTACATTCACATTATCACTACCATCCTGAAGATCAAGTCTACGGGAGGAAGATGGAGGACCTTCTCTACCTGCTCCTCCCACCTCACAGTAGTAACACTTTTCTATGGGAcacttttttttatgtatttccGGCCTTCTTCCAGCTATTCCATGACAAAGGACAGGGTCACCAGTGTGGTATATAATGTGTTGTCTCCCATgatcaacccattcatctacagcCTGAGGAACAGAGAGGTGAAGATGGCCCTGAAGAAAGCCTTACAGAGAAAAGGTTCTTCTTCCAGGAGATGA